The following are encoded together in the Streptomyces sp. NBC_01465 genome:
- a CDS encoding thiolase family protein, giving the protein MPRTIRDVVFVDGVRTPFGKAGPKGIYHETRADDLVVKAIRELLRRNPDLDPAKIDEVAIAATTQIGDQGLTLGRTAGILAGLPQSVPGYSIDRMCAGALTAVTSLAGSIAFGAYDAVIAGGVEHMGRHPMGEGVDPNPRFVSEKLVDESALFMGMTAENLHDRYPTITKQRADEYAVRSQEKAAKAYSNGKIQQDLVPISVRNTNAEVGETGWGLVTADEPMRPGTTLEMLAGLKTPFRTHGRVTAGNAAGLNDGATASIIASEDFARENNLPVKMRLVSYAFTGVEPEVMGYGPIPATEKALAKAGLSIEDINLFEINEAFAVQVLAFLEHYGIADDDARVNQYGGAIAYGHPLASSGVRLMTQLARQFEEQPEVRYGLTTMCVGFGMGATVIWENPHHKDAGGDK; this is encoded by the coding sequence GTGCCTCGTACCATCCGGGACGTCGTCTTCGTCGACGGCGTCCGCACCCCGTTCGGCAAGGCGGGCCCGAAGGGCATCTACCACGAGACCCGGGCCGACGATCTCGTCGTGAAGGCGATCCGGGAGCTGCTGCGCCGCAACCCGGACCTCGACCCCGCGAAGATCGACGAGGTGGCCATCGCCGCCACCACGCAGATCGGCGACCAGGGTCTGACGCTCGGCCGGACCGCGGGCATCCTCGCCGGTCTGCCGCAGTCCGTCCCCGGCTACTCCATCGACCGCATGTGCGCGGGCGCGCTGACCGCGGTGACGTCCCTCGCGGGCTCGATCGCCTTCGGTGCGTACGACGCCGTCATCGCCGGTGGCGTGGAGCACATGGGCCGTCACCCCATGGGCGAGGGCGTCGACCCGAACCCGCGGTTCGTGAGCGAGAAGCTCGTCGACGAGTCCGCCCTCTTCATGGGCATGACCGCCGAGAACCTGCACGACCGCTACCCGACCATCACCAAGCAGCGCGCCGACGAGTACGCCGTGCGCTCGCAGGAGAAGGCGGCGAAGGCGTACTCGAACGGGAAGATCCAGCAGGACCTGGTCCCGATCTCCGTACGCAACACCAACGCCGAGGTGGGCGAGACCGGCTGGGGCCTGGTCACCGCCGACGAGCCGATGCGTCCGGGCACGACCCTGGAGATGCTCGCCGGGCTGAAGACGCCGTTCCGTACCCACGGACGCGTCACCGCGGGCAACGCCGCCGGTCTCAACGACGGTGCCACCGCCTCGATCATCGCCTCCGAGGACTTCGCCCGCGAGAACAACCTCCCGGTGAAGATGCGCCTCGTCTCCTACGCCTTCACGGGCGTCGAGCCGGAGGTCATGGGCTACGGCCCGATCCCCGCCACCGAGAAGGCCCTCGCCAAGGCCGGCCTCTCCATCGAGGACATCAACCTCTTCGAGATCAACGAGGCCTTCGCGGTCCAGGTGCTCGCCTTCCTTGAGCACTACGGCATCGCGGACGACGACGCGCGCGTCAACCAGTACGGCGGCGCCATCGCCTACGGCCACCCCCTCGCCTCCTCCGGTGTGCGTCTGATGACGCAGCTGGCGCGGCAGTTCGAGGAGCAGCCCGAGGTCCGCTACGGCCTGACCACGATGTGTGTCGGCTTCGGCATGGGCGCCACGGTCATCTGGGAGAACCCGCACCACAAGGACGCCGGAGGCGACAAGTGA